The genomic region TCAAGTTCGAGCCGGTGTCGGTGTGGCGCGACCTGTGGGAGTGGAGCGTGCGGTGAGCCGTTGGCTGGCGCGCCGCACGGCGCAGGCGGCGTTGACGCTCGTGCTCGCGACCGTGCTCCTCTTCTTCCTCATGCGTCTCGCCCCCGGCGACCCGCTCGGCCGCCTCGCCGGCGACGACCGCATCACGCCGGCTGAGATCGCCTCGCTCCGCGCGCGCTACGGACTCGACCAGCCGCTCACG from Gemmatimonadales bacterium harbors:
- a CDS encoding ABC transporter permease; translated protein: MSRWLARRTAQAALTLVLATVLLFFLMRLAPGDPLGRLAGDDRITPAEIASLRARYGLDQPLTHQFTAWAGGVLQGDLGVSIQYGRPVTQLIAERLPATLLLGGAVL